A window from Pseudomonas campi encodes these proteins:
- a CDS encoding BatD family protein encodes MSRLLCVLFLSLFALQASAASLTATVDRARLSEGESLDLILESDDVTVFGKPDLAPLEPLFEVISTRQENRLATFDGKTQATTRWIVTLLPKQSGYVVIPPLQMGDASSQAITLQILKADGSDSGGKLAPIFIDSSLDQESVYVQAQAVLTLRIYHSVSLYDDSSLTQLQVADALVEQLGEPRTYEKTINGVRHGVIEVRYAIFPQKSGELSIPAQLFSATPVDRSADGDFNPFGPRPGRQTRVKSPEIPLTVKAKPASYPKDAPWLPARALSLAEAWSPEPNKVRAGDSLTRNIMLRAEGLSSAQLPPLPPSQSDGLRRYPDQPLLNNESGERGMIGSREEREALVASRSGRIDLAPVEVVWWNTHEDRLERTSLPARTLEVAINPALEVDTPVDSPAPLGVGEVPLLWLWQLSSALLACTTLLGFGLWWRARRQPAILPTAQTGPSPRTLLDDLKRACLANDSQATRQALDAWARQQPETLADMAARFVPLSDALDGLNGALYSESGQHWQGESLWKAIRSLPALEAPSSQQEPSPLPPLYPR; translated from the coding sequence ATGAGCCGCCTGCTTTGCGTCCTCTTTCTCAGCCTCTTCGCCCTGCAGGCCAGCGCCGCCAGCCTGACCGCCACGGTCGACCGCGCCCGCCTGAGCGAGGGGGAAAGCCTCGACCTGATCCTCGAATCGGATGATGTCACGGTGTTTGGCAAACCCGACCTGGCGCCGCTGGAGCCATTGTTCGAGGTCATCAGCACGCGCCAGGAAAACCGCCTGGCCACCTTCGATGGCAAGACCCAGGCCACCACCCGCTGGATCGTCACCCTGCTGCCCAAGCAAAGCGGCTATGTGGTGATTCCACCGTTGCAGATGGGCGATGCCAGCAGCCAGGCCATCACCCTGCAAATCCTCAAGGCCGACGGCAGCGACAGTGGCGGCAAGCTGGCGCCGATCTTCATCGACTCCAGCCTGGATCAGGAAAGCGTCTACGTGCAGGCCCAGGCGGTACTGACCCTGCGCATCTACCACTCGGTATCGCTGTATGACGACAGCAGCCTGACCCAGTTGCAGGTCGCCGACGCCCTGGTCGAGCAGCTGGGTGAGCCGCGCACCTACGAGAAGACCATCAATGGCGTGCGCCACGGCGTGATCGAAGTGCGTTATGCGATCTTCCCGCAGAAAAGCGGCGAGCTGAGCATCCCCGCGCAGCTGTTCAGCGCCACGCCGGTGGACCGTTCCGCCGATGGCGACTTCAACCCCTTCGGCCCGCGCCCCGGCCGGCAGACCCGGGTGAAATCGCCGGAAATCCCGCTGACGGTCAAGGCCAAGCCCGCCAGCTATCCCAAGGATGCGCCGTGGCTGCCCGCCCGCGCCCTCAGCCTGGCCGAAGCCTGGAGCCCGGAGCCGAACAAGGTGCGCGCTGGCGACTCACTGACGCGCAACATCATGCTGCGCGCCGAGGGCCTGTCCAGCGCCCAGTTGCCGCCGCTCCCCCCCAGCCAGAGCGACGGCCTGCGCCGCTATCCGGACCAGCCATTGCTGAATAACGAGAGCGGCGAACGCGGCATGATCGGCAGCCGCGAGGAGCGCGAAGCCCTGGTCGCCAGCCGCAGCGGACGGATCGACCTGGCGCCCGTCGAGGTGGTGTGGTGGAACACCCACGAGGACCGCCTGGAACGCACCAGCCTGCCGGCCCGCACCCTGGAAGTCGCGATCAACCCGGCCCTGGAAGTGGACACTCCGGTCGACAGCCCGGCGCCCCTCGGGGTTGGCGAGGTGCCGCTGCTGTGGCTCTGGCAACTGAGCAGCGCCCTGCTCGCCTGCACCACCCTGCTCGGCTTCGGCCTGTGGTGGCGCGCTCGGCGCCAACCGGCGATCCTGCCGACGGCGCAAACCGGCCCCAGCCCACGCACCCTGCTCGACGACCTCAAGCGCGCCTGCCTGGCCAACGACAGCCAGGCCACCCGCCAGGCCCTCGACGCCTGGGCGCGCCAGCAACCGGAAACCCTGGCCGATATGGCCGCCCGCTTCGTGCCGCTGTCCGATGCGCTGGATGGCCTCAACGGCGCGCTGTACAGCGAGAGCGGCCAGCACTGGCAAGGCGAAAGCCTGTGGAAGGCCATCCGCAGCCTGCCAGCCCTGGAAGCCCCAAGCAGCCAGCAGGAACCCAGCCCGCTACCGCCGCTCTACCCCCGCTAA
- a CDS encoding VWA domain-containing protein, which produces MDFAALWPHWLRPWSLVLLPLCAWLLWQLWHRERRSGRWQLLLPALFQSALLTGGRTRQNRLPWIALGLGWLLAILALLGPSWQRMEQASQKRADPLVVMLELTPAMLAGDAAPDRLSQAKRKLLDLLHARQDAQTAILVYAGSAHTLVPLSDDLATASNLLDALKPSIMPEPGRRADVAMSKAISLLEQGAQGRGRLLLITSELSPDERSGIQRVLGKRSAQLRILGIGTPQGAPILGEDGSFLKDAQGAILVPRLDAAGLKRFASELGGQYRQASLDDRDLRGLGLFDGPQSLREDGEPTQLTTWADQGHWLLLPLLLLAACAGRRGWLFCLPLLLALPQPSYAFEFRDLWLRPDQQGQRLLQAEKPKEAAERFADPQWQGEALYRAGDYPAAAERFAQSDSASAHYNRGNALARSNELEAALDAYEQALEQQPDLHAAQQNKTLVEQLLQQQKQQQQQQQQSGQEGEPQQPGNEQPQSGSPGQQQPSSGEPQSQPSGEDAAEQPTAEKPAKPGEQQSEGSAQKPDEGSSENQAQAAQDGDAAEAQGGSGQALGDEQRDALEQWLRQIPDEPGELLRRKFLYEQQQRQEQSR; this is translated from the coding sequence ATGGATTTCGCCGCACTCTGGCCACACTGGCTGCGCCCCTGGAGCCTGGTTCTGCTGCCCCTGTGCGCCTGGCTGCTCTGGCAGCTGTGGCACCGCGAGCGGCGCAGCGGGCGCTGGCAACTGCTGCTGCCGGCGCTGTTCCAGAGCGCCCTGCTCACCGGCGGGCGCACGCGGCAGAATCGCCTGCCGTGGATCGCCCTTGGCCTGGGCTGGCTGCTGGCCATCCTGGCCCTGCTCGGCCCCAGCTGGCAGCGCATGGAGCAGGCCAGCCAGAAACGCGCCGACCCGCTGGTGGTGATGCTCGAACTGACCCCGGCGATGCTCGCCGGCGATGCCGCGCCAGACCGCCTGAGCCAGGCCAAGCGCAAGCTGCTCGACCTGCTGCACGCGCGCCAGGATGCGCAGACCGCGATCCTGGTGTATGCCGGCAGCGCGCATACCCTGGTGCCGCTGTCCGATGACCTGGCCACCGCCAGCAACCTGCTGGATGCACTCAAGCCGTCGATCATGCCGGAGCCGGGGCGACGCGCCGACGTGGCCATGAGCAAGGCCATCAGCCTGCTCGAACAGGGCGCCCAGGGCCGCGGCCGCCTGCTGCTGATCACCAGCGAACTGAGCCCGGACGAGCGCAGCGGCATTCAGCGCGTGCTGGGCAAGCGCAGCGCGCAGCTGCGCATCCTCGGCATCGGTACGCCGCAGGGCGCGCCGATCCTCGGCGAAGACGGCAGCTTCCTCAAGGATGCCCAGGGCGCGATCCTGGTGCCGCGCCTGGATGCCGCCGGCCTCAAACGCTTCGCCAGCGAGCTGGGCGGTCAGTATCGCCAGGCCAGCCTGGATGACCGCGACCTGCGCGGCCTCGGCCTGTTCGACGGCCCGCAGAGCCTGCGCGAAGACGGCGAACCAACCCAGCTGACCACCTGGGCCGACCAGGGCCACTGGCTGTTGCTGCCGCTGCTGTTGCTGGCCGCCTGTGCCGGACGCCGTGGCTGGCTGTTCTGCTTGCCGCTGCTGCTGGCCCTGCCACAGCCCAGCTACGCCTTCGAATTCCGCGACCTGTGGCTGCGCCCGGACCAGCAAGGCCAGCGCCTGCTGCAGGCGGAGAAACCCAAGGAAGCCGCCGAGCGTTTTGCCGATCCGCAGTGGCAGGGCGAAGCCCTCTATCGCGCCGGCGACTACCCCGCCGCGGCCGAGCGCTTCGCCCAGAGCGACAGCGCCAGCGCCCACTACAACCGCGGCAATGCCCTGGCTCGGAGCAACGAACTGGAAGCGGCCCTCGATGCCTATGAACAGGCCCTGGAGCAACAGCCGGACCTGCATGCCGCGCAGCAGAACAAGACCCTGGTCGAGCAATTGCTGCAGCAGCAAAAACAGCAACAGCAACAACAGCAGCAATCCGGGCAAGAGGGTGAGCCGCAGCAGCCAGGCAACGAACAGCCGCAGTCGGGCAGCCCTGGCCAGCAGCAACCCTCCTCCGGCGAACCACAGTCGCAGCCGAGCGGAGAAGACGCTGCCGAGCAGCCGACTGCCGAAAAACCCGCCAAGCCGGGCGAGCAACAGAGTGAAGGCTCGGCGCAGAAGCCCGACGAAGGCAGCAGTGAAAACCAGGCCCAGGCCGCGCAGGACGGTGATGCAGCCGAGGCCCAGGGCGGCAGCGGCCAGGCCCTCGGCGACGAGCAGCGCGATGCCCTGGAACAATGGCTGCGGCAGATCCCGGACGAACCCGGCGAGCTGCTGCGGCGTAAATTTCTCTATGAACAGCAACAGCGTCAGGAACAGTCTCGATGA
- a CDS encoding vWA domain-containing protein codes for MFEFAWPWAFLLAPLPWLLRLLLPVADSGEAALKISFLHELEGLSGRRARASLPAWRQQAPFALLWLLLLLATARPEWVGEPLPLPASGRDLLLAVDVSGSMEQRDMQWDGEEVSRLELVKQLFGDFIEDRQGDRVGLILFGSRAYLQSPLTFDRHTVRVWLDEALINIAGPQTAIGDAIGLAVKRLRQRPADSRVLVLITDGANNGGEIEPRTAARLAAEERVKIYTIGVGADPEQSGIMGMLGLSPGIDLDEATLIDIAEQTGGSYFRARTSEELQDIEAALDHLEPAAQLPTRARPALALYGWSLGAALLLSLLLVAHELWPHSLQTLSQRLRRNS; via the coding sequence ATGTTTGAGTTCGCCTGGCCCTGGGCCTTTCTCCTCGCCCCGCTGCCCTGGCTGCTGCGCCTGCTGCTGCCGGTGGCGGACAGCGGCGAAGCGGCGCTGAAGATCAGCTTCCTCCACGAGCTGGAAGGCCTCAGCGGCCGCCGCGCCCGTGCCAGCCTGCCAGCCTGGCGTCAGCAGGCACCGTTCGCCCTGCTCTGGCTGTTGCTGCTGCTCGCCACGGCACGCCCGGAATGGGTCGGCGAGCCGCTGCCCTTGCCGGCCAGCGGCCGCGACCTGCTGCTGGCGGTGGACGTGTCCGGCTCCATGGAACAGCGCGACATGCAGTGGGACGGCGAGGAAGTCTCGCGCCTGGAGCTGGTCAAGCAGCTGTTCGGCGACTTTATCGAAGATCGCCAGGGCGATCGCGTCGGCCTGATCCTGTTCGGCAGCCGTGCCTACCTGCAATCGCCGCTGACCTTCGACCGCCACACCGTGCGGGTCTGGCTGGATGAGGCGCTGATCAATATCGCCGGCCCGCAGACCGCCATCGGCGACGCCATCGGCCTGGCGGTCAAACGCCTGCGCCAGCGCCCGGCCGACAGCCGCGTGCTGGTGCTGATCACCGACGGCGCCAACAACGGCGGCGAGATCGAGCCACGTACCGCCGCGCGCCTGGCCGCCGAGGAAAGGGTGAAGATCTACACCATCGGTGTCGGTGCCGACCCCGAGCAAAGCGGGATCATGGGCATGCTCGGCCTCAGCCCCGGTATCGACCTGGACGAAGCGACCCTCATCGACATCGCCGAACAGACCGGCGGCAGCTACTTCCGCGCGCGCACCAGCGAGGAATTGCAGGATATCGAGGCCGCCCTCGACCACCTGGAACCGGCCGCCCAACTGCCGACCCGCGCGCGCCCTGCCCTGGCGCTGTACGGCTGGTCGCTCGGCGCGGCGCTGCTGCTCAGCCTGCTGCTGGTGGCCCATGAATTGTGGCCGCACAGCCTGCAGACCCTCAGCCAGCGCCTGCGGAGAAACAGCTGA